Proteins co-encoded in one Neodiprion lecontei isolate iyNeoLeco1 chromosome 3, iyNeoLeco1.1, whole genome shotgun sequence genomic window:
- the LOC107219867 gene encoding vacuolar protein sorting-associated protein 13 isoform X3, which produces MVFESVIAELLNKVLGDYIENLDHKQLKLSLWGGDVVLKDLLIKESALDKLDQPIKLAYGRLGKLILKIPFKDMWNGQVDAIIEELYLLVVPGSQTQYDAEKEAKTTLEAKQSEIARVERTKREAEVKGPEKLDDSMVEKLVARMIKNIHVEIKKIHVRYEDHTSFKDAPFAIGFTLSNFTVESCDESWTTSGNLKDMHAIAQIYKLCTLDGLGVYLNPTSEQISNQLQYNERYTELFTQGIATMDYKPLGYQYLLGPINAKVKLKLNPKPETDGSNYTIPKVWMDAEMQKLKIGLTKLQYQTIMRLGEGLDRAQKAAPYKKYRPNLTSYRGHYKEWWKFAYTCVLEETIRRCQRNWDWNHMKQHRDTCRSYAKAYHAKLTNKKVAQNILDHLTECERTLDIFNLVIIRQQIELEVERLAEKEKSLKAKRGWFGFLWGSSQTEEEQDLTSAAAIMRKFEEAMTPQEKEKLYRAIDYQENSGLTHYPETYEDVDCRFFLHGLEVFVLDTEKEFPQVLDLQFNGVQVGFKSRPSGNGITATASINNLKLLGVRQQETVPVLLSSEEENSDSMLFAVTYEKNPIDKLCGDRVIIKSTSVQVVYDAHTIIELVSVFKVQDNSTLTQIQAAAAMQLEGLKEMSALGLEYAIEKHSILDIQVDLQASQLIVPHKGFYTGNESLFVLNLGSLKVNSLAKPRDSEAPATVKQLVDMGKSEEDILAQLRTYSYDKFIMKIVNFQALVCLPNENWRETLSTGVVGCMTVLKPTTLEIQLDKCLILDDPLLPKMKILGQLPSVALNISDSRLLEAITIAHSIPLPQNEDVPAPQPLSTKSASQLSLKKELSAIPSMIEKKQSKVALKQTTDLEAKFVMKEFVVTLVQQEGSADSEIQQPFLKIEVLKLEAEMVQRSFDQDVKLRLGGVQVTQYHDKGEIFMINTPMASGIEEYLIIIQYVTVNKHSPEFSTVHGSVLQLLQMEFTKLDVLLHQEAIINVLKFISNVQGRVSATTEHTIETEAVISTPTRFATIHEEGPHLINAGKQKILKATNQRKKRIVVECIDLKIQARVGLIGIKMASDAMDISTFLIKNVVAGYIVKTSYSQANVNIGSIQIADHSSTSIYENIMSVTSSESLQVQAVIYNVEPWEVDKNNMSIKVVMGCHRVVFLNSFVTRVMNFLNHFQAAQEAIKEASAAAAEAAKTNIKDVQEGATRIELGIKIKAPVVYIPMNSKSEHALMLDMGNLTVTNTLKKLEVISEDGNSPIVDEMKIDLQDIKLSRVKLNKNEFVTDNEVLLLHPLSFTFLIKRNLSTAWFTAIPDIDMSGRLKKIELSVSQADYGTIIKVLNENLGETVDNPEPDVAQSSKVSPAVEWNRQQSIKPDLEITRQSEVTKPQEQKQIHTLVKFEFIMDSLVINLFSGGSKLLASDTSPLHLAENGLAKFSLSHFAVKGRMFGDGLLATSILLMNCTLDDTRLNREGSLTRIMERIDEPLQKDESSPEKDAKPIRSMVDMTLRKGINDTFVDVRVFSFSIIVSLDYLMKIKDFFNVEQPPSTQTPPAIVQKGVNETNTKKNKSSVNVQPTATMITLNLHIEKPDIILLEDMDNIDSNCIILNTEVLLKLRMVGDHQTISGSIKDTSILTGIYNPLRRSESIYQVLRPCSISLAGSTPEGKGLHVDICCTDIHVSVSPGVIEILNKVVQTVTKAQDDDEDLVKPEPNYSGVWTITPFRENDYWFLKAETGVEAFEDFTINEGSETDFGYKHELAVVSAPTILLTLEAGVGNKTLPMLLFYLGFQSNVNDWSTRTMSIECTMTLAVAYYNSCLALWEPLIEPMESRKHGKRISSPWELNTKIQFHDLSIDSPSASVASPSTESDPEVPQQSAKMSIDVSSTENLELTVTKTCLDVLKQLGNAFSNAMEPGKMQVVKMAPYLLKNETGLSMTLHLENGYFKVIDDPLAASNSSTGSYMEVVLESGASVELAPTVVKSAKTHILDELKAESVKIQSDNTFVVSFKGIENKLEVPVLRADKRYFSLKHRGDGADEWGIISDVVVEGGSTIVTLRSVLQVHNHFSEPISVYYMTKRGNEVECVGTVEPDQCLNLPIDAVYTPTNELFFNVEGYTVSIIPFIWKDLQKTVSMTKLLQCEPRSHQEYVEPFYIKMFFMMIMVGSFLCNNNTLGLLLDVIDWHSILNRSISYVERRCSSINKSEVPKYLEGPIQAVGEIEQVYLENTSRHTMSSTSYNIHLYPSVYLKNFLPLNIVISLPGIMDEKLVEASKILPISTIEPGRSSIVIKLPQYLEKDWSCRVEIQANPPEFSVCSFESYDSPQRVVMDLGIHTSFKHGSLIMALYCPFWMLNKTGLMLYYRSSEDNLNVLYHPETYKGIILFSFSRKAFFGKKKAMIRVEEGEWSDKFSIDVAGSKGVVSCKYKGLVYQIGVHNQLTYNSLTKQITFTPYYVLINNSDFFIECQESERPADPLFKIPPGECTAFWPRSEQEVKTLKAKVVGHPETTPAFIYTDVHTTLLKLENKYGGINVDVQINEGGIYISMSGYTPGNAPALIINHTSHTINLWEKGSMNVRSIQSYNRMFYTWENPAGSRTLVWEDGNKKEIENDLRQDKLGPFTLPEVDEEVFYVTFLDGIQRVLLFTANLKIAEDCELAGALEANDQEITLNIHGVGVSLVNNISRTELLYMCIASSGVIWETRKSLGGQWRALSTKDVIAIEDGYQNYLRELQIGRDPPYRIMLEPKLEVDYLNMQMMKPHRRYIHRTFQTGLWMQYRSSVHQVQLHAKINRLQIDNQLHDCVFPVILAPVPPPKSIVHSSVMKPFAELSILKRLLEHSTVQQFKYFKVLIQEFHIKVDIGFIGAITDLFKDDEASDAEESGLFQQDMKLVTEPLMYHVSQITTAEQKNFFDLLHFSPLKIHISFSMTGSSTQLPQVLNVLLQGIGVTLTDINDIVFKLAYFERQFTFMTHNQLTSEATNHYVGQAIKQAYVLVLGLDVIGNPYGLVVGTMKGIEDLFYEPFQGAIQGPGEFAEGLLLGVRSMFGHTVGGMAGAVSKITGAMGKGIAALTFDKDYQRKRQEQLNKQPANLQEGLARSGKGLVMGVFDGVTGVVMKPISGAKEEGVEGFFKGFGKGVVGLVTRPTAGVIDFASGSFGAVKRATEMGEEVKRVRPPRFLQLDNLVRPYIRHEADGNKILLELEKGKYANTDIYVYHVNVNKDVVLLTDKRIAFLVHNDLFGGWQVEWSYTWTEVGNTPKVVERGVEVPVKETHKKKKLGNFFSGTDHGKIILVSDPEIKQVLCRKIEEQIKQVSS; this is translated from the exons ATGGTTTTCGAATCGGTCATCGCCGAACTCCTCAACAAGGTGTTAGGCgattatattgaaaatcttGACCACAAACAGCTCAAGCTGAGCTTGTGGGGAG GGGATGTAGTACTGaaagatttattaataaaGGAATCGGCACTTGACAAACTTGACCAACCCATCAAGTTAGCCTATGGCAGGCTGG gAAAATTAATCCTGAAGATCCCTTTCAAGGATATGTGGAATGGCCAGGTGGATGCCATTATCGAAGAACTTTATTTGCTGGTTGTACCTGGTAGTCAAACGCAATATGACGCAGAAAAGGAAGCCAAAACCACACTCGAAGCTAAGCAATCTGAAATTGCCAGAGTAGAACGAACAAAACGAGAAGCTGAAGTTAAAG GTCCAGAAAAACTGGATGATTCAATGGTTGAAAAGTTGGTGGCTcggatgattaaaaatattcacgtggaaataaaaaagatacaTGTCAGATACGAAGATCATACATCATTTAAGGATGCTCCATTTGCCATTGGTTTTACTTTGAGCAACTTTACAGTTGAAAGTTGTGACGAATCATGGACAACAAGTGGTAATCTGAAAGATATGCATGCCATCGCTCAAATTTACAAA TTATGCACTTTGGATGGGTTAGGAGTTTATCTGAATCCAACATCAGAGCAGATTAGTAACCAGCTTCAATACAATGAACGATACACTGAACTTTTTACACAAGGAATTGCTACAATGGATTATAAACCTTTAGGCTACCAATACC TTCTGGGACCAATAAATGCTAAGGTAAAATTGAAGTTGAATCCAAAACCTGAAACCGATGGAAGTAATTATACAATTCCCAAAGTATGGATGGATGCAGAAAtgcaaaagttgaaaataggATTAACAAAGCTTCAGTATCAAACAATAATGAGATTGGGCGAAGGCTTGGACAGGGCACAAAAAGCTGCCCCGTATAAGAAATACAGACCAAATCTAACATCGTACCGGGGTCATTACAAAGAATG GTGGAAATTCGCATATACCTGCGTTTTGGAGGAAACAATTCGTAGGTGCCAAAGAAATTGGGATTGGAATCACATGAAACAGCACAGGGATACCTGTCGTAGCTATGCAAAAGCTTATCATGCAAAACTGACTAATAAAAAAGTGGCACAGAATATTTTGGATCATCTTACAGAATGTGAGAGAACCTTGGACATCTTTAATTTGGTCATCATTAGACAGCAAATTGAACTAGAG GTCGAACGGCTagcagagaaagaaaaaagtcttAAGGCAAAAAGAGGCTGGTTCGGTTTTCTGTGGGGAAGCAGTCAAACAGAGGAAGAACAAGATCTTACTTCAGCGGCAGCTATTA tgCGCAAATTTGAAGAAGCGATGACGCCGcaagagaaagaaaagttgTATCGAGCTATAGACTATCAAGAAAACTCTGGTTTAACTCATTACCCTGAAACATACGAGGATGTTGACTGTCGTTTCTTTCTACATGGACTCGAGGTTTTTGTACTTGATACTGAAAAAGAATTCCCTCAGGTATTGGATTTGCAGTTCAATGGTGTTCAGGTTGGATTTAAATCACGACCATCTGGTAATGGCATAAC GGCTACTGCTTCAATCAACAATTTGAAGCTGCTTGGTGTTAGGCAACAGGAAACAGTTCCTGTGTTATTGTCATccgaagaagaaaattctgACAGCATGTTATTTGCTGTTACTTACGAGAAAAATCCAATTGATAAATTGTGTGGAGATCGTGTTATAATCAAGTCTACTTCCGTACAAGTTGTCTACGACGCACATACCATTATTGAATTAGTTAGTGTATTCAAAGTACAAGATAATTCGACGTTGACTCA AATTCAAGCTGCAGCTGCTATGCAACTAGAAGGTTTGAAAGAGATGTCCGCATTAGGTCTAGAATATGCTATCGAGAAGCACTCTATACTAGACATTCAG GTTGATCTACAAGCATCTCAATTGATTGTACCGCATAAAGGTTTTTATACAGGCAATGAATCGTTGTTTGTACTCAACTTGGGTAGCTTGAAAGTAAATTCCTTAGCAAAACCAAGAGATAGTGAAGCACCTGCTACTGTTAAACAATTAGTTGACATGGGAAAATCCGAGGAAGATATTTTAGCACAACTCAGAACCTACAGTTATGACAAGTTTATTATGAAAATAGTGAATTTTCAG GCACTCGTATGTTTGCCAAATGAGAATTGGCGTGAAACTTTATCTACTGGTGTTGTGGGTTGCATGACTGTGTTGAAACCAACTACTTTGGAAATTCAGCTTGACAAATGTTTGATTCTTGACGATCCTTTACTGcctaaaatgaaaattctggGTCAGCTTCCATCCGTAGCTCTCAACATATCTG ATTCAAGATTGTTAGAAGCGATCACAATTGCGCATAGCATTCCTCTACCGCAAAACGAAGATGTACCTGCACCACAACCATTGAGT ACCAAATCAGCCTCACAATTATCCTTGAAGAAAGAATTGTCTGCAATTCCTTctatgattgaaaaaaaacagtcaAAGGTTGCTTTAAAACAAACAACTGATTTGGAAGCCAAGTTTGTAATGAAAG AATTCGTTGTCACACTCGTGCAACAAGAAGGCTCTGCAGATTCTGAGATACAACAGCCTTTCCTTAAAATTGAAGTATTAAAGTTGGAGGCAGAGATGGTCCAGCGATCGTTTGACCAAGATGTAAAGCTAAGACTTGGCGGTGTACAAGTCACACAGTATCATGACAAGGGAGAGATCTTCATGATAAACACCCCCATGGCCAGTGGCATTGAAGAATATCTTATTATAATTCAATATGTAACT GTAAATAAGCATTCTCCAGAATTCTCCACAGTCCATGGTTCTGTTCTACAGTTATTacagatggagtttaccaagCTGGATGTATTGCTTCACCAAGAAGCTATCATCAATGTTCTTAAATTTATCTCGAATGTTCAG GGCAGGGTATCTGCAACTACTGAACATACTATTGAAACTGAAGCAGTTATATCAACACCAACTCGGTTTGCGACAATTCATGAAGAGGGACCTCATTTGATAAATGCAGGCAAACAGAAGATTCTTAAAGCAACAAACCAAC gtaaaaaaagaatagtCGTTGAATGCATAGATCTTAAAATTCAAGCAAGAGTCGGATTAATAGGAATAAAAATGGCCAGCGATGCCATGGACATCAGTACATTCCTCATAAAAAATGTAGTTGCTGGTTATATTGTGAAGACATCTTATTCACAAGCAAATGTGAATATTGGTTCAATTCAAATTGCTGATCACAGTTCAACGTCTATTTATGAGAAT ATTATGTCAGTAACATCATCAGAGTCTTTGCAAGTTCAAGCTGTAATTTACAATGTTGAACCATGGgaagttgataaaaataatatgtcCATAAAAGTAGTTATGGGCTGCCACAGAGTAGTATTTCTCAATTCATTCGTAACCCGTGTCATG aactttttgaatcattttcaaGCAGCGCAAGAAGCTATCAAGGAAGCATCGGCCGCTGCTGCCGAAGCTGCAAAAACCAATATTAAAGATGTACAAGAAGGAGCGACCCGGATTGAACTGGGCATTAAAATTAAG gCTCCAGTAGTTTATATACCAATGAATTCTAAAAGTGAGCATGCGTTAATGCTTGATATGGGTAATCTGACAGTGACCAACACTTTAAAAAAGTTAGAAGTTATCAGCGAAGATGGCAACTCTCCTATAgttgatgaaatgaaaattgatctaCAAGATATCAAGCTATCAag ggtcaagttgaataaaaacgAATTTGTCACTGATAATGAAGTTTTGTTACTGCATCCTCTTAGCTTCACTTTCCTAATTAAACGGAACCTGTCAACAGCATGGTTCACTGCTATCCCTGATATTGACATGTCtggtagattgaaaaaaattgaactatCAGTTAGTCAGGCCGATTATGGAACAATAATTAAAGTTTTGAACGAAAACTTGGGGGAAACTGTAGACAATCCAGAACCTGATGTTGCCCAATCTTCTAAAGTCTCACCAGCAGTGGAATGGAATAGACAACAATCAA TCAAACCAGATTTAGAAATTACAAGGCAAAGTGAAGTGACAAAACCACAGgaacaaaaacaaatacatACTCTCGTGAAATTCGAATTCATCATGGACAGTTTAGTTATCAATTTGTTTAGTGGTGGATCGAAATTG CTCGCGTCTGATACGTCTCCTTTGCATCTGGCGGAAAACGGGCTGGCCAAGTTTAGTTTGTCTCATTTCGCTGTAAAGGGACGTATGTTTGGTGATGGTTTACTAGCAACGTCTATTCTTTTGATGAATTGCACTTTGGATGATACTAGACTAAACAGAGAAGGGTCTCTGACTAGAATAATGGAAAGGATCGATGAACCACTACAAAAAGACGAATCAAGTCCCGAAAAAGATGCTAAACCCATCAGAAGTATGGTGGACATGACTCTACGAAAAGGAATAAATGATACTTTTG ttgaCGTTCGAGTCTTTTCATTCAGTATAATAGTGTCCCTGGATTATCTAATGAAAATCAAAGATTTCTTTAATGTTGAACAACCACCATCAACCCAAACTCCCCCAGCCATTGTACAAAAGGGCGTCAATGAAACAAACACCAAAAAGAATAAATCATCTGTAAATGTTCAACCTACTGCTACGATGATTACATTAAATCTCCACATTGAGAAACCAGATATAATTCTTCTTGAAGATATGGACAACATTGACTCGAACTGCATCATACTAAAT aCTGAGGTGTTGTTGAAGTTGCGAATGGTAGGTGATCATCAAACTATTTCAGGCTCCATCAAAGACACGTCAATTCTCACTGGAATCTACAATCCGTTACGGAGGTCAGAGTCCATATATCAG GTATTGAGACCCTGCAGTATTAGCTTGGCAGGTTCTACACCAGAAGGAAAGGGTTTACATGTCGATATTTGCTGCACCGACATACATGTTTCAGTTTCTCctg GTGTCATTGAGATACTAAATAAAGTCGTCCAGACAGTGACAAAAGCGCAAGATGATGACGAAGATTTGGTAAAGCCAGAACCAAATTACAGCGGAGTTTGGACAATCACTCCCTTCAGAGAGAATGATTATTGGTTCCTCAAAGCAG AAACGGGGGTTGAAGCATTTGAGGATTTTACTATCAATGAAGGTTCAGAAACAGATTTTGGTTATAAACATGAACTTGCCGTTGTTAGCGCACCTACTATTCTTCTAACTCTGGAGGCTGGAGTTGGAAACAAGACTCTGCCTATGTTACTATTCTATCTCGGTTTCCAAAGCAACGTCAATGATTGGAGCACTAGGACT ATGAGTATAGAATGTACTATGACTTTGGCTGTGGCGTACTACAATAGTTGTTTAGCTTTATGGGAGCCCCTGATTGAACCCATGGAATCAAGGAAACATGGAAAGCGCATTTCATCGCCATGGGAACTGAACACCAAg ATTCAATTCCACGACCTTTCGATAGACTCACCATCTGCAAGTGTTGCAAGTCCAAGTACGGAGAGTGACCCAGAAGTACCTCAGCAATCAGCTAAAATGTCTATAGATGTTTCGTCGACG GAAAACTTGGAATTAACCGTCACCAAGACGTGTCTTGATGTTCTGAAACAACTCGGCAATGCATTCTCGAATGCTATGGAACCTGGCAAAATGCAGGTAGTCAAAATGGCACCGTACCTATTGAAGAATGAGACTGGCCTATCAATGACTCTGCATTTGGAAAATGGTTATTTTAAG GTTATCGACGATCCGTTAGCAGCAAGTAATTCTAGTACTGGATCTTACATGGAAGTAGTACTTGAGTCCGGAGCCTCTGTGGAATTGGCTCCTACAGTCGTGAAATCGGCAAAGACACATATTCTGGATGAACTTAAAGCTGAATCAGTGAAAATCCAAAGTGACAACACCTTTGTCGTATCg TTTAAAGGGATCGAGAACAAACTTGAGGTACCAGTATTAAGGGCAGATAAAAGGTACTTCTCATTGAAGCATCGTGGCGATGGAGCCGATGAGTGGGGAATAATATCTGATGTAGTAGTAGAGGGTGGAAGCACCATTGTTACTCTTAGAAGTGTACTTCAG GTACACAATCACTTTAGTGAACCGATATCGGTTTACTACATGACAAAAAGGGGAAACGAAGTTGAATGTGTTGGTACCGTAGAACCTGATCAATGTCTCAATCTTCCAATAGATGCTGTCTACACACCAACCAATGAGTTATTCTTCAACGTTGAAGG ATATACAGTATCGATAATTCCATTTATCTGGAAAGATCTACAAAAAACAGTTTCCATGACAAAGCTTTTGCAATGTGAGCCCCGATCCCATCAAGAGTACGTCGAACCATTTTACATAAAG aTGTTTTTCATGATGATCATGGTTGGTAGTTTCCTCTGTAATAACAACACTCTTGGTTTATTACTAGACGTCATCGACTGGCACAGCATATTAAATCGTTCTATATCTTATGTCGAGCGTAGATGTTCaagtataaataaatcagAAGTACCCAAGTATCTGGAAGGACCTATCCAG GCAGTCGGAGAAATTGAACAAGTTTACTTGGAGAATACAAGTCGACATACTATGTCGAGTACCTCTTATAACATACACTTATATCCTTCGGTGtatctaaaaaattttctgccaTTAAACATCGTCATTTCTTTGCCCGGTATTATGGATGAAAAACTCGTGGAGGCCAGCAAAATTTTACCGATATCTACAATTGAGCCTGGACGGTCTAGTATTGTTATAAAG TTACCACAGTACTTAGAAAAAGATTGGTCATGCAGAGTTGAAATTCAAGCGAATCCACCAGAGTTCTCAGTCTGCTCATTTGAATCATACGACAGTCCACAAAGGGTTGTTATGGACTTAGGCATACATACGTCTTTCAAACACGGCTCTTTAATCATGGCGTTGTACTGCCCATTCTGGATGTTGAACAAGACAGGATTAATGTTGTATTACAGG aGTTCAGAGGACAACTTGAATGTTCTCTACCATCCGGAAACTTATAAGggtattattttgttttcgtttagTAGAAAAGCATTctttggaaaaaagaaagcgaTGATAAGAGTTGAAGAGGGAGAATGGTCAGATAAATTTTCTATTGATGTTGCTGGAAGCAAGGGCGTCGTTTCTTGCAAATACAAGGGTCTTGTTTATCag ATTGGCGTCCATAACCAGCTGACTTACAACTCATTAACCAAGCAAATTACGTTTACCCCATATTATGTTTTGATAAATAACTCCGATTTCTTTATTGAATGCCAAGAAAGTGAGCGACCCGCTGACCCTCTCTTTAAG ATACCTCCTGGTGAATGTACTGCTTTTTGGCCTCGTTCTGAACAAGAAGTGAAAACGTTAAAAGCGAAAGTAGTGGGTCATCCAGAGACAACACCAGCCTTCATCTACACCGACGTTCACACAACATTATTAAAACTCGAAAATAAG TATGGTGGGATAAATGTTGACGTGCAGATTAATGAGGGCGGAATATATATTTCGATGTCGGGTTACACTCCTGGAAATGCTCCCGCTCTTATCATCAACCATACTTCGCACACTATCAATCTTTGGGAGAAAGGATCCATGAATGTCAG ATCAATTCAATCATATAACCGGATGTTTTATACATGGGAAAACCCTGCTGGATCAAGAACGTTAGTTTGGGaagatggaaataaaaaagaaattgaaaatgatctCCGGCAG gATAAGCTAGGTCCGTTTACTTTGCCAGAAGTAGATGAAGAGGTATTTTACGTTACGTTTCTTGACGGCATTCAACGCGTACTGTTGTTTACTgctaatttgaaaattgccgAAGACTGTGAACTGGCTGGAGCTTTGGAAGCTAATGATCAAGAAATCACGCTAAATATTCATGGTGTGGGAGTGTCATTAGTGAACAATATAAGTAGAACCGAACTTCTATACATGTGTATTGCCAG CTCTGGTGTTATTTGGGAAACGCGAAAATCTCTTGGGGGTCAGTGGCGCGCGTTGAGTACAAAAGATGTAATTGCTATCGAAGATGGATACCAGAATTATCTTCGTGAACTTCAAATTGGCAGAGACCCGCCGTATCGAATTATGCTGGAACCTAAATTAGAG GTTGACTACCTCAATATGCAGATGATGAAACCACATCGCCGATATATCCATCGCACTTTCCAAACTGGATTATGGATGCAGTATCGCTCATCTGTACATCAAGTACAGTTGCATGCCAAAATAAATCGTCTTCAGATTGACAATCAATTACATGATTGCGTCTTCCCAGTGATCTTAGCTCCAGTTCCACCTCCAAAGAGCATTGTTCACAGTTCGG TGATGAAACCGTTCGCTGAACTAAGTATTCTCAAACGCCTACTGGAGCACAGTACTGTGCaacaattcaaatatttcaaagtaCTCATTCAAGAATTCCACATCAAGGTCGACATCGGATTCATTGGCGCAATTACGGACTTATTCAAAGATGATGAGGCCAGTGATGCAGAAGAG AGTGGACTGTTTCAACAAGACATGAAGCTAGTCACGGAGCCTCTGATGTATCATGTCAGTCAAATAACTACAGCCGAACAAAAGaactttttcgatttgttGCATTTTTCTCCACTTAAG ATTCATATAAGTTTTTCAATGACTGGAAGTAGCACACAATTGCCACAAGTATTAAACGTATTATTACAAGGGATCGGTGTTACTTTGACGGATATAAATGACATTGTGTTCAA ATTAGCATATTTTGAAAGACAATTCACCTTTATGACGCACAATCAATTGACATCAGAGGCAACAAATCATTATGTAGGACAAGCGATCAAGCAAGCTTATGTTCTTGTCTTGGGCTTAGACGTTATTGGAAATCCATACGGTTTGGTGGTCGGTACCATGAAAGGGATTGAAGATTTGTTCTATGAACCTTTTCAAGGTGCGATTCAAGGTCCTGGTGAATTTGCTGAAGGTTTATTGCTCGGAGTCAGAAGTATGTTTGGGCATACTGTTGGCGGCATGGCAGGAGCCGTATCAAAAATTACTGGAGCCATGG GCAAAGGTATTGCTGCCCTCACGTTTGACAAAGACTATCAACGTAAGAGGCAAGAACAATTAAATAAACAGCCAGCTAACTTGCAGGAAGGTCTTGCACGAAGTGGCAAAGGTTTGGTCATG ggaGTATTCGACGGTGTAACCGGTGTTGTCATGAAACCAATATCAGGTGCAAAAGAAGAAGGCGTTGAAGGATTCTTCAAAGGATTTGGAAAAGGTGTTGTTGGATTAGTTACACGACCAACTGCCGGTGTTATAGATTTTGCTAGTGGTTCATTTGGTGCTGTTAAGCG GGCTACGGAAATGGGCGAAGAAGTGAAAAGAGTCAGGCCACCAAGGTTCCTACAACTGGATAATCTTGTTAGACCATATATTCGACACGAAGCGGATGGCAATAAAATTCTTCTT gaATTAGAGAAAGGAAAATATGCCAATACTGACATTTATGTGTATCACGTCAACGTTAACAAGGATGTAGTTTTGCTCACTGACAAACGCATAGCCTTCCTTGTACACAACGATTTGTTTGGCGGCTGGCAG GTTGAGTGGTCTTACACATGGACAGAAGTTGGTAATACACCAAAGGTAGTCGAAAGAGGAGTGGAAGTTCCAGTGAAAGAGACtcataagaagaagaaacttgGAAATTTCTTTAGTGGCACTGATCACGGAAAAATCATATTAGTTTCAGACCCCGAAATAAAACAG GTTTTATGCAGGAAAATTGAAGAGCAAATCAAACAAGTTTCATCATAA